A single window of Treponema denticola ATCC 35405 DNA harbors:
- a CDS encoding ABC transporter substrate-binding protein → MKKRIAMLLMAAVLMVTVLVISCSKDEAEMGTGGKTTEKTTLIVGAGGDPMSWNPDSLPDDNGYPIFQNIFNRLVKLDASKNIIPDLAESWDISPDGKEITFYLHTAEWHDGKPVTADDVKYTFDYIAKKNTYLLYSRLQIIDEIVVKDSKTVVFKLKVPDVSLVANLGWYASFVLPKHIFDNGQEWEDNIAAKEKPIGSGPFKLLKFKQGESVTLEANKNYFMGAPKIDNVIFTIIPDSATAVQALVNGEIDVLENIPAANNRELLANPQLRLVFNEYPSPMRIIFNMRNEKVKDVNLRRAIASAINKKEISDKIFDGVQKPEYAMYPQFIKWVSNTENVSPQFNIDAARKILQDAGYKADKDGFFVRGLQIEVFEGGGYPDAAKLMQATLAKAGIELKVNVSEYNAWSDKVGANRDFMLELQGGFMGPDPAALYSRYGTDESNNWSGYSNIKFDELCKKGLTVGNKEERAAIYKEAQKILAEDLPFIPIVGFASYDANSVNFKNLPIDGTGKWGWQEYTFTEKVK, encoded by the coding sequence ATGAAAAAAAGAATTGCAATGCTGCTTATGGCAGCGGTCTTGATGGTTACTGTATTGGTAATTTCATGCAGTAAGGATGAGGCAGAAATGGGAACCGGTGGAAAAACAACGGAAAAAACTACCCTCATTGTAGGAGCAGGCGGAGATCCGATGAGTTGGAATCCGGACAGCTTGCCCGATGACAACGGGTATCCGATTTTCCAAAATATATTCAATCGGTTGGTCAAATTGGACGCATCAAAAAATATTATACCCGATTTGGCCGAATCGTGGGATATTTCACCCGACGGAAAAGAGATAACGTTTTATCTTCACACGGCTGAATGGCATGACGGAAAACCTGTAACGGCCGATGATGTAAAATACACATTTGATTATATTGCAAAGAAAAATACATACTTGTTATATTCACGGCTTCAAATTATTGACGAAATAGTTGTAAAAGACAGTAAGACAGTTGTGTTTAAATTAAAAGTTCCTGATGTATCGCTTGTGGCAAATCTCGGCTGGTATGCGTCATTTGTTCTCCCGAAGCATATTTTTGATAACGGACAGGAATGGGAAGATAATATTGCAGCCAAAGAAAAGCCGATAGGTTCGGGGCCCTTTAAACTCTTAAAATTTAAACAAGGGGAATCGGTTACACTTGAAGCAAATAAAAACTATTTTATGGGAGCCCCGAAAATAGACAATGTAATTTTTACAATAATTCCCGATAGTGCTACAGCAGTACAAGCTCTTGTAAACGGCGAAATAGATGTATTGGAAAATATACCGGCAGCAAATAATAGAGAACTTTTAGCAAATCCTCAGCTTAGACTGGTATTCAATGAATATCCGTCGCCGATGAGAATTATCTTTAATATGCGGAATGAAAAAGTTAAGGATGTAAATTTAAGAAGGGCGATTGCAAGTGCAATAAATAAAAAAGAAATTTCCGATAAAATTTTCGACGGAGTACAAAAGCCTGAATATGCTATGTATCCTCAATTTATAAAATGGGTAAGCAATACGGAAAATGTATCTCCTCAATTTAACATTGATGCCGCAAGAAAAATTTTACAGGATGCCGGATACAAGGCTGATAAAGACGGATTTTTTGTACGCGGTTTGCAAATAGAAGTTTTTGAGGGAGGAGGATATCCCGATGCTGCAAAATTAATGCAGGCAACACTTGCAAAAGCCGGTATTGAATTAAAGGTAAACGTATCTGAATATAATGCATGGTCGGATAAAGTAGGGGCAAATAGAGATTTTATGCTGGAACTACAAGGCGGCTTTATGGGGCCTGATCCGGCAGCTCTTTATTCCAGATATGGTACTGATGAATCAAATAATTGGAGCGGGTATTCCAATATAAAGTTTGATGAGCTATGTAAAAAAGGTTTGACTGTAGGTAATAAAGAAGAACGAGCTGCAATTTATAAAGAAGCCCAAAAAATTTTAGCCGAAGATTTACCTTTTATTCCTATAGTAGGGTTTGCATCCTACGATGCAAATTCAGTAAATTTTAAAAATTTACCTATAGACGGAACAGGAAAATGGGGTTGGCAAGAATATACATTTACTGAAAAAGTGAAATAA
- a CDS encoding M14 family zinc carboxypeptidase has product MNKIFEDVINRVPDYKEFMTVDEMNSASKALAKKYPDIVEEFEFGTTRDGDKIIGLKIGKGRQNALVFGLPHPNEPIGTMMLDYFTKELAENNKLRDELNYTWYIVKAWDSDGTRLNEGWFKGPFTLYNYARNFFRPAGHQQVDWTFPIEYKELKFTDSIPETVAMMHLIDKIKPRFIYSLHNAGFGGVYWYLSRDIPKVYAGLKEAAKKQNVPLNLGEPEAPYCKAFAPAIYKELGIRDNYDYLEKYGVKDIPKAIGVGTCSADYAGEKYKSFTMLTELPYFYSEKIIDLSDSGENRGEIVRKSLEENRKSEAFILDSLKKTRKHMAKNNPFLLALDAFTGRKDDYEAAVKMTYEDENYSKKNATVAEKFDNEWIKKFYKMLSFGLLTRANETELFKMKKAKEENKEKEKALSNEFNAAEKKLQVLSDELEANIKYSVVPIKKLVSIQLECGLLVAEYLKNV; this is encoded by the coding sequence GTGAATAAAATATTTGAAGATGTTATCAACCGGGTACCCGATTATAAAGAGTTTATGACCGTCGATGAAATGAATTCGGCAAGTAAAGCCCTTGCAAAAAAATATCCTGATATAGTGGAAGAGTTCGAATTCGGGACGACCAGAGACGGTGATAAGATCATAGGTTTAAAAATAGGAAAAGGAAGGCAAAATGCTCTTGTTTTCGGCCTCCCTCATCCGAATGAACCTATCGGTACTATGATGTTGGATTATTTTACAAAAGAATTGGCTGAAAATAACAAATTGCGGGATGAACTGAATTACACGTGGTATATTGTAAAAGCTTGGGATTCCGACGGGACCAGACTGAACGAGGGCTGGTTTAAGGGGCCGTTTACGCTTTATAACTACGCAAGAAATTTTTTTAGGCCTGCAGGTCATCAACAAGTGGATTGGACATTCCCGATAGAGTACAAGGAATTGAAATTTACCGATTCCATTCCCGAAACTGTTGCAATGATGCATCTAATCGATAAAATTAAACCTCGATTCATTTATTCGCTTCATAACGCAGGATTTGGTGGGGTCTACTGGTATTTATCGCGCGATATCCCGAAAGTATATGCCGGCTTAAAAGAAGCGGCAAAAAAACAAAATGTACCGCTGAATTTGGGGGAACCTGAGGCTCCATACTGCAAGGCCTTTGCCCCTGCAATTTATAAAGAACTCGGTATTCGCGATAATTACGATTACTTGGAAAAATACGGTGTAAAAGATATTCCGAAAGCAATCGGCGTCGGGACATGCAGCGCAGACTATGCCGGGGAAAAGTATAAATCTTTTACAATGTTGACTGAACTTCCGTATTTTTATAGCGAAAAGATTATTGACCTATCGGACAGCGGAGAAAACCGAGGTGAGATAGTGAGAAAATCTTTAGAAGAAAACAGAAAAAGCGAAGCGTTCATTTTGGATTCTTTAAAAAAGACAAGGAAGCATATGGCAAAAAATAATCCGTTTTTACTTGCCTTGGATGCTTTTACAGGAAGAAAGGATGATTATGAAGCTGCCGTTAAGATGACTTACGAAGATGAAAATTATAGTAAAAAGAATGCTACGGTTGCAGAAAAATTTGACAATGAATGGATTAAAAAATTTTATAAGATGCTGTCTTTCGGCCTTTTAACAAGAGCCAATGAAACAGAGCTTTTTAAAATGAAAAAAGCAAAGGAGGAAAATAAAGAAAAAGAAAAAGCTTTATCTAATGAATTTAACGCAGCGGAAAAGAAACTCCAGGTATTAAGCGACGAATTGGAAGCCAATATTAAGTATAGTGTTGTTCCCATCAAAAAGCTGGTATCCATACAGTTGGAATGCGGCTTGCTCGTTGCCGAATATTTAAAAAATGTATAA
- a CDS encoding selenium metabolism-associated LysR family transcriptional regulator, protein MEFKQLEIFIKLVENLSFSTTASELNISQPTVSLTLKQLEEELDTPLFLRSTRELKLTEAGNKLYNEAKNILAERDKLIEKFIHPERKVITIGASTIPAGYLLPSIVREFKKKHPDIYIKVEEKNSLETIKKVSLNTVDIGIVGMKIEDENCEFLPIYKDEFVFISANNSYYQKLKKSNPNLKRIAEEPFIIREAGSAVKQNMELILKSQKIDLDSINISASINDTEVIKQLTAEGLGTSFISRIAVEDMVKNKKLIAFELGDVPHQYRNIYLVWNKKINYASHIKDFLNCTECFKVKTAIEEKTT, encoded by the coding sequence ATGGAATTTAAACAACTTGAGATATTTATCAAACTTGTAGAAAATTTAAGCTTTTCCACTACTGCAAGCGAGTTGAACATATCGCAGCCCACAGTCAGCCTCACCTTAAAGCAGCTTGAAGAAGAGCTCGATACTCCCCTCTTTTTGCGTTCTACCCGAGAGCTAAAATTAACCGAGGCAGGAAATAAACTTTACAACGAAGCAAAGAACATTCTCGCCGAAAGGGATAAGCTGATAGAAAAATTTATCCATCCTGAAAGGAAGGTTATAACCATAGGAGCATCCACCATTCCGGCAGGCTACCTTCTTCCTTCAATAGTGAGAGAGTTTAAAAAAAAGCATCCCGACATTTATATAAAGGTTGAAGAAAAAAACAGCCTTGAAACAATAAAAAAGGTTTCACTGAATACCGTCGATATAGGCATTGTCGGAATGAAGATAGAAGATGAAAACTGCGAGTTTCTTCCAATTTATAAAGATGAATTCGTATTTATAAGTGCAAATAATTCCTATTACCAAAAGCTGAAAAAATCAAATCCCAACTTAAAACGCATTGCCGAAGAACCATTTATTATCCGTGAAGCCGGCTCGGCCGTTAAGCAAAATATGGAGCTGATTTTAAAATCGCAAAAGATAGATTTAGATTCGATAAATATAAGCGCCTCGATAAACGACACTGAGGTCATCAAGCAATTGACTGCAGAAGGACTGGGTACATCTTTTATATCGAGAATAGCAGTTGAAGACATGGTAAAAAATAAAAAGTTGATAGCCTTTGAGCTGGGTGATGTTCCCCACCAATACCGCAATATCTATCTGGTATGGAATAAAAAAATAAACTACGCAAGCCATATCAAAGACTTTTTAAACTGCACGGAATGTTTTAAGGTAAAAACAGCGATTGAAGAAAAAACTACTTGA
- a CDS encoding adenylate/guanylate cyclase domain-containing protein yields the protein MMINDLDKFLNRIKKIYVHPDTVKIASLIILAGLMVLPFSMTKMDLFNTSQKAVNLYPMTVLFSNLIQSGLNFFYVSSLLLFLLPIAFIIIFVSIFQTRISSKIVYFSALVPISLYLSASISGMNLFANTPRWFYSLSPLTYFAFFIALIFHAFLIAHGIISIKRQNESYVEYKRLLKEEESKEELLNKRIADKLKKQKEKSLKNNPEPIQEEAFSIDKLLKQYITRFKNRKKRSHIKIKITIVIIFTILVILSTFIYTDLRNYNMLLTQNVNTTGKSQAEQVAAIYSFSDGLHAKINAFIEGIRKTNLSSPFPFQRVDIITTSNKQPVFLEEIDESTELPFFDVFSYTTAAGQVRLISDEEKNISPEEAALYIKHFKNQATVSTPIYKEDNGTCLYIYPVTFTRKEGQRLVGFSVVTYLKEILDRPYFQAKVFVFSISAVFFYASIIIVLFLADFIANPIIFLCGNIRKTANILRGMISSNAAVEADRLIFEENIKTHDEIKTLSIELKNIISLIRGILPYVSFHTIQNAEKNLSSKSATRDLCFLFTDIRGFTSMCENMQPREVINILNRYLDIETKIIFENGGDVDKYVGDEIMAFFSGPKKEINACKAAMEIRKAMRREQKAALKEGSALVSVGIGINSGPVVFGPVGSKTRKDFTSIGDTVNLAARLEGANKEYGSKSIISEEVYKNLSKDFICRELDFIAVKGKTEAVRIYEILQPTEKLTTEKLYDIKKLFETGLSYYRKRKWKHAEKYFSECAEKYNDAPSKVFLRRVTHYQVSPPKPKWSGVFVMNVK from the coding sequence ATGATGATAAATGACCTAGATAAATTCCTTAACCGGATAAAAAAAATTTATGTTCACCCCGATACGGTAAAAATAGCTTCTCTTATAATTCTTGCAGGACTTATGGTTTTGCCGTTCAGTATGACTAAAATGGACTTGTTTAATACCTCGCAGAAAGCGGTAAATCTTTACCCTATGACGGTATTATTTTCGAACCTTATACAAAGCGGTTTAAACTTTTTTTATGTAAGCAGCTTATTGCTGTTTTTATTGCCTATAGCATTTATAATCATCTTTGTATCTATTTTTCAAACAAGAATATCCTCAAAAATTGTTTATTTTTCGGCTTTAGTGCCTATAAGCCTTTATCTTTCAGCCTCGATTTCCGGCATGAATTTATTTGCAAACACTCCCAGATGGTTCTATTCTCTGAGTCCCCTTACATATTTTGCTTTTTTTATAGCCCTTATCTTTCATGCTTTCTTGATAGCACACGGCATAATTTCCATAAAAAGGCAAAACGAATCATATGTTGAATATAAACGCCTGCTAAAAGAAGAGGAAAGCAAGGAAGAACTGTTAAACAAACGAATAGCCGACAAATTAAAAAAACAAAAAGAAAAATCACTAAAAAATAATCCCGAACCCATACAGGAAGAAGCTTTTTCTATAGATAAGCTATTAAAACAATACATAACCCGTTTTAAAAACAGAAAAAAAAGGTCGCATATAAAAATAAAAATTACAATAGTTATTATTTTTACCATATTAGTGATTCTTTCAACCTTTATTTACACGGATTTGAGAAACTATAATATGCTTCTCACCCAAAATGTCAACACGACAGGAAAAAGCCAAGCCGAGCAGGTCGCAGCCATATACAGCTTTTCGGACGGTCTTCACGCTAAAATCAACGCCTTCATCGAAGGAATAAGAAAAACCAATCTATCTTCGCCCTTCCCCTTTCAAAGGGTTGATATAATAACCACAAGCAATAAACAGCCTGTTTTTCTTGAAGAAATCGATGAATCTACCGAACTGCCTTTTTTTGACGTATTTTCTTATACTACAGCCGCAGGGCAGGTACGTCTTATCTCTGATGAAGAAAAGAACATAAGTCCTGAGGAAGCAGCCCTTTATATAAAACATTTCAAAAATCAAGCTACGGTCAGTACACCTATTTACAAGGAGGATAATGGAACCTGCCTTTATATCTATCCCGTAACCTTTACCCGCAAGGAGGGCCAAAGACTTGTAGGCTTTTCCGTTGTTACATATCTTAAAGAAATTCTCGACCGCCCTTATTTTCAGGCAAAGGTATTTGTGTTTTCAATTTCGGCCGTGTTTTTCTATGCTTCTATAATCATTGTTCTTTTTTTGGCGGACTTTATTGCAAATCCGATTATTTTCTTATGCGGAAATATACGAAAAACCGCAAATATTTTACGCGGAATGATTTCGAGCAATGCTGCAGTTGAAGCCGACCGGCTTATTTTTGAAGAAAACATCAAAACCCATGACGAAATAAAAACTCTTTCAATAGAATTAAAAAATATTATCTCACTTATTCGCGGAATTTTACCCTATGTATCTTTTCATACTATTCAAAATGCAGAAAAAAATCTTTCAAGTAAAAGCGCCACAAGAGACCTCTGTTTCTTGTTTACCGATATAAGAGGTTTTACAAGCATGTGTGAAAATATGCAGCCTCGTGAAGTCATCAATATTTTAAACCGATATCTCGATATCGAAACAAAGATAATCTTCGAAAACGGTGGAGATGTAGATAAGTACGTCGGCGATGAAATTATGGCCTTTTTCTCAGGACCTAAAAAAGAAATCAATGCATGTAAGGCCGCTATGGAAATACGCAAGGCAATGAGGAGAGAACAGAAGGCAGCTTTAAAAGAAGGATCCGCTTTAGTTTCAGTAGGAATAGGTATTAATTCGGGGCCCGTAGTATTCGGACCTGTCGGCTCAAAAACACGCAAAGATTTTACATCCATAGGAGACACGGTAAATCTTGCAGCCCGGCTTGAAGGTGCAAACAAAGAATACGGCTCAAAGTCGATTATATCGGAAGAGGTTTATAAAAATTTAAGCAAAGATTTTATTTGCAGAGAACTCGATTTTATTGCAGTTAAGGGAAAAACGGAAGCTGTACGTATTTACGAAATCCTTCAGCCTACCGAGAAACTTACAACCGAAAAACTTTATGATATAAAAAAATTATTTGAAACGGGACTTTCTTATTATAGAAAAAGAAAATGGAAGCACGCCGAAAAGTATTTTTCTGAATGTGCAGAAAAGTATAATGATGCACCCTCTAAAGTCTTTTTAAGAAGAGTTACCCACTATCAGGTTTCTCCGCCGAAACCAAAATGGAGCGGCGTTTTTGTAATGAACGTAAAATAA
- a CDS encoding Rpn family recombination-promoting nuclease/putative transposase, which produces MEKLFKITLRNDYAFKRVFGVEENKDVLQDLLECILDIQPEDIAGLELLDKEFHKDSISDKTGVLDVKLRLKNNTIIDIEIQNRWNSEFVQRTIFYWAKMYTENLKTGEVYTKLPKCITINIVGEGFDLNSLIHSEYNVVEKHLNDRLSDELEIHFLNLAKVKEQDENIESDEKKKKLYNWLKFIETDDEEVRNMLAQESPMMRKANSTIELMEMSPKEKWLYENRMKYEHDKASWKHVGYQEGIEQGSYQKALETARLMKQANCELDFIIQMTGLSKEEIEKL; this is translated from the coding sequence ATGGAAAAATTATTTAAAATAACTTTACGAAACGACTATGCTTTTAAAAGAGTCTTTGGAGTGGAAGAAAACAAGGACGTTTTACAGGATTTATTGGAATGTATCTTGGACATTCAACCTGAAGATATCGCAGGTTTGGAGCTCTTGGATAAGGAGTTTCATAAGGATTCTATAAGCGATAAAACCGGTGTCTTAGACGTAAAATTACGCCTAAAGAACAACACGATTATCGACATCGAAATTCAAAACAGGTGGAACAGTGAGTTTGTTCAAAGAACAATCTTTTATTGGGCTAAAATGTATACTGAAAACTTAAAAACAGGTGAAGTATATACAAAATTACCTAAATGTATTACAATAAACATAGTGGGTGAAGGATTTGATTTGAATTCACTTATCCATAGTGAGTACAATGTAGTAGAAAAACACCTAAACGACAGGCTTTCCGATGAGCTTGAAATTCACTTTTTAAACTTAGCCAAGGTTAAAGAACAGGATGAAAATATAGAATCCGATGAAAAGAAAAAGAAACTTTACAACTGGCTGAAATTTATCGAAACTGATGATGAGGAGGTACGTAATATGCTGGCACAAGAATCCCCTATGATGCGGAAGGCAAATTCCACTATTGAGTTAATGGAAATGAGCCCAAAAGAGAAGTGGCTTTATGAAAACCGCATGAAATATGAACATGACAAAGCCTCGTGGAAACATGTGGGTTATCAAGAAGGTATTGAACAAGGCTCTTACCAAAAAGCTCTTGAAACTGCACGATTGATGAAACAAGCAAATTGTGAGCTTGACTTTATCATACAAATGACAGGGCTCAGTAAAGAAGAAATCGAAAAGTTATAA
- a CDS encoding MSP porin encodes MKKILAILMILVLVGGVAFAQLTPQVTAKASVNWGIDFGAGKNAKAQHGFENLLDAKVVIPLYMGTLNSKTEGDVRMNFDLGVNLAYRFYDQLSNSASPHVAWDSDAEFKLWRKTLSDMSASIHFFGGYMNVYGRPDFSTNYAQIWSPIRDNGVAWGPETSGDITGFGTKLGYASDDLAGTGLKFDAGLKFGSNGSWKAKGTTAQDKFKVVDLKVGDTLIAGATYYKQNGIDAEGKPIFSSTAAVFAAPPTVGAGEDGKYLVKTASTATGPAANKYAFGLDLSLGYDKWVTLDFGINATFDNVKDFGKAGVHEDVAAGSNPDKPYLGMGLKLGSKPVDGLALTLAMDALMNVGTDSKVAFDLRFDASYKWVALGAYFGNDLSAYAGKDKNNKAIGDMAAMIAFKSAASGDTNFVEGLAFGVDFRLNHLLSAVPTGDKSTLPMGISAWVNYKYALTDSMWVKPYANFWGETNRKSIDASKTDKFFGVAYKVGATFSPAEKIEIDTYWSQGKLSWNKYEGTEGMISAPAFDAHNGTFVIGVKVIY; translated from the coding sequence ATGAAAAAAATTCTGGCGATTTTGATGATTTTGGTGCTCGTGGGCGGAGTTGCTTTTGCTCAACTTACACCTCAAGTTACAGCAAAGGCTTCTGTAAACTGGGGAATTGACTTTGGCGCAGGAAAGAATGCAAAGGCTCAACATGGTTTTGAGAATCTTTTGGATGCAAAGGTCGTAATCCCTCTTTACATGGGTACTTTAAACTCAAAGACCGAAGGTGACGTTCGCATGAACTTTGATCTTGGTGTAAACTTAGCTTACAGATTCTATGACCAGTTGTCAAATAGTGCATCACCCCATGTGGCTTGGGATTCGGATGCCGAGTTTAAACTCTGGAGAAAAACATTAAGCGATATGTCTGCATCTATTCATTTCTTCGGCGGTTACATGAATGTTTATGGACGACCTGACTTCTCTACAAACTATGCCCAGATTTGGTCACCTATCCGCGACAATGGTGTAGCATGGGGCCCTGAAACCTCAGGCGATATCACTGGTTTTGGTACAAAACTCGGTTATGCAAGCGATGACCTTGCAGGAACAGGGCTTAAATTTGATGCCGGCTTAAAATTCGGATCAAACGGTTCATGGAAAGCTAAAGGAACAACAGCTCAAGATAAGTTTAAGGTTGTAGATTTGAAAGTTGGTGACACACTAATTGCCGGTGCTACATATTATAAACAAAATGGTATCGATGCAGAAGGTAAGCCGATATTTAGTTCTACAGCAGCTGTTTTTGCTGCTCCTCCTACCGTAGGTGCTGGTGAAGACGGAAAATATTTGGTAAAGACAGCGTCTACTGCAACCGGTCCCGCAGCAAACAAATATGCTTTCGGACTTGATTTAAGCTTAGGTTATGATAAGTGGGTTACCCTTGATTTCGGTATCAATGCAACTTTTGATAACGTTAAGGACTTTGGAAAGGCCGGTGTTCATGAAGATGTTGCAGCAGGATCAAATCCGGATAAGCCGTATTTAGGTATGGGATTGAAACTCGGATCAAAGCCTGTTGACGGTCTTGCTCTAACCTTAGCCATGGATGCTTTAATGAATGTAGGCACGGATTCAAAGGTCGCTTTTGATCTTCGCTTTGATGCTTCTTATAAGTGGGTAGCTCTTGGTGCCTATTTCGGTAATGATTTGTCTGCTTATGCCGGAAAAGACAAGAACAATAAGGCTATTGGTGATATGGCAGCAATGATTGCCTTTAAATCAGCAGCTTCAGGAGATACGAATTTTGTTGAAGGTTTGGCATTTGGCGTAGACTTCAGACTTAACCATCTCTTAAGCGCAGTTCCCACCGGTGATAAATCTACATTACCTATGGGTATAAGTGCTTGGGTAAACTACAAGTATGCTCTTACAGATTCAATGTGGGTAAAGCCCTATGCTAACTTCTGGGGTGAAACCAACAGAAAATCTATAGATGCTAGCAAAACCGATAAGTTCTTCGGTGTTGCCTATAAGGTTGGTGCAACATTCTCTCCTGCAGAGAAAATTGAAATTGACACCTACTGGTCACAGGGTAAACTTTCCTGGAATAAATATGAAGGTACTGAAGGTATGATTAGCGCTCCTGCTTTTGATGCACACAATGGTACTTTTGTAATCGGTGTTAAAGTTATCTACTAA